CTCGCCCGGGTGCCCTCCTTCTAGCCTAAAGGGTGCGTTTCATCCCGATTGCCGGGACGTCACTCGCCCTTGGCCTTGGCGATGATGTCGTCCGCCACGTTCCGCGGAACCTCGGCGTACGAGTCGAACTGCATCGAGTAGCTCGCGCGACCGGAGGTCTTGCTGCGCAGGTCACCGACGTAGCCGAACATCTCGGAGAGCGGCACCAGCGCCTTGACGACGCGGGCACCGTGACGCTCCTCCATGGCCCGGATCTGGCCACGGCGGGAGTTGATGTCGCCGATCACGTCGCCCATGTAGTCCTCGGGGGTGGTGACCTCGACGGCCATCATCGGCTCGAGCAGAGCCGGCGACGCCTTGCGGGCACCTTCCTTGAACGCCATGGAACCGGCGATCTTGAACGCGAGCTCGGACGAGTCGACGTCGTGCGCCGCACCGTCGAGCAGGGTCACGCGGACGCCCTGGAGCGGGTAGCCGGCGAGCACGCCGAACTCCATGGCCTCCTGGCAGCCGGCGTCGACCGACGGGATGTACTCCCGCGGCACGCGGCCACCGGTGACCTTGTTGAGGAACTCGTAGCCCTCGCCGGACTCCAGCGGCTCGATCGCGATCTGGATCTTCGCGAACTGGCCGGAGCCACCGGTCTGCTTCTTGTGCGTGTAGTCGATGCGCTCGACGGCCTTGCGGATCGTCTCGCGGTACGCCACCTGCGGCTTGCCGACGTTGGCCTCGACCTTGAACTCGCGGCGCATGCGGTCGACCAGCACCTCGAGGTGCAGCTCGCCCATGCCGGCGATGATCGTCTGGCCGGTCTCCTCGTCGGTGTTGACCTGGAAGGAGGGGTCCTCCTCGGCCAGGCGCTGGATGGCGACACCCAGCTTCTCCTGGTCGCCCTTGGACTTGGGCTCGATCGCGACGCGGATGACCGGGGCCGGGAAGTCCATGGACTCCAGGATGACCGGGTTCTTCTCGTCGGACAGCGTCTCACCGGTGGTGGTCTGCTTGAGGCCCATCACGGCGATGATGTCGCCGGCGCCCACCGAGTCGATCTCCTCACGCTTGTTCGCGTGCATGCGGTAGATCTTGCCGATGCGCTCCTTCTTGCCCTTGACGGAGTTCAGCACCGAGGTGCCGGACTCCAGGCGGCCGGAGTACACGCGGACGAAGGTGAGCTTGCCCAGGTGCGGGTCCGACATGATCTTGAACGCGAGCGCGGCGAGCGGCTCGTCGTCCGAGGCCTGGCGGACGATCTTCTCGTCGGGGTTGTTCGGCTTGGTGCCCTCGATGCCCTCGATGTCGAGGGGCGACGGCAGGTACTTCACCACCGCGTCGAGCAGGGGCTGGACGCCCTTGTTCTTGAACGCCGAGCCGCAGAAGATCGGGGTGAAGTCCGAG
This is a stretch of genomic DNA from Kitasatospora fiedleri. It encodes these proteins:
- the fusA gene encoding elongation factor G codes for the protein MAATSLDLAKVRNIGIMAHIDAGKTTTTERILFYTGVSYKIGEVHDGAATMDWMEQEQERGITITSAATTCHWTLDGVDNTINIIDTPGHVDFTVEVERSLRVLDGGVTVFDGVAGVEPQSETVWRQADRYGVPRICFINKLDRTGANFFFCVQTIVDRLGATPLVMQLPIGAEGDFTGVVDLVKMKALVYSADAPKGEMYDTVDIPADLAEQAAEYREALIDTVSNVSDEVMELALEGEDIPEELIVAAIRKGTLNSDFTPIFCGSAFKNKGVQPLLDAVVKYLPSPLDIEGIEGTKPNNPDEKIVRQASDDEPLAALAFKIMSDPHLGKLTFVRVYSGRLESGTSVLNSVKGKKERIGKIYRMHANKREEIDSVGAGDIIAVMGLKQTTTGETLSDEKNPVILESMDFPAPVIRVAIEPKSKGDQEKLGVAIQRLAEEDPSFQVNTDEETGQTIIAGMGELHLEVLVDRMRREFKVEANVGKPQVAYRETIRKAVERIDYTHKKQTGGSGQFAKIQIAIEPLESGEGYEFLNKVTGGRVPREYIPSVDAGCQEAMEFGVLAGYPLQGVRVTLLDGAAHDVDSSELAFKIAGSMAFKEGARKASPALLEPMMAVEVTTPEDYMGDVIGDINSRRGQIRAMEERHGARVVKALVPLSEMFGYVGDLRSKTSGRASYSMQFDSYAEVPRNVADDIIAKAKGE